In Citrus sinensis cultivar Valencia sweet orange chromosome 4, DVS_A1.0, whole genome shotgun sequence, one DNA window encodes the following:
- the LOC107177801 gene encoding uncharacterized protein LOC107177801 encodes MDGYQYTWERARGIDKWFEERLDRAFAYEKWFRRFNRAKVFSLESSCSDHLPILLDPNPIQPVLRHRPFLFENTWSREADCGDVIRHSWLSSAGNSIQNKIMACGSALVEWGGHLA; translated from the coding sequence ATGGATGGGTACCAGTATACTTGGGAGAGGGCTAGGGGAATTGATAAATGGTTTGAAGAAAGACTGGACAGAGCCTTTGCTTATGAGAAGTGGTTCCGGCGGTTTAACAGAGCAAAAGTTTTTAGCTTAGAATCTTCTTGCTCTGATCACCTTCCTATCCTATTGGATCCTAATCCAATCCAACCTGTGCTGAGACATAGaccttttttatttgaaaatactTGGTCGCGTGAGGCTGATTGTGGTGATGTAATTCGGCATAGCTGGCTCTCTTCTGCTGGAAAttctattcaaaataaaattatggcGTGTGGGTCTGCTTTAGTGGAGTGGGGAGGGCATTTAGCCTGA